The sequence CTGGGTTGTGGTCTTTATAGAATAATTCTGGGCTAGAGGAATCAAGCAGGGAAGGAAGCACAAGACCAGTTAGGGGGCTGCTGGAGTAATCAAGATGAGTAGCGATGGGGGTCTGGTTCAGGGCAGTGCGGTGGAATTGGAGCAGAATAGACTGTGGGCACCAGGACTGGGAattggagaagagagagggagtgagaatGATTCCAGTATCCTTACCCCAAGGGCAGGTGGGGAGAGGCCAGTGGGAGCTGGGACACCCATATTCCTGTGGGGTCCAACCCACTGATCTACCTGGTGTTAGGTTGCCTGATGTCTTTCCACGGCCCTCATCCCTGCTTTTTCCTAGAGGAGCAGATGGAGTCCCGAGTGTTAGATGCCTGCTAAGGAGGCCTAGGAGGAGGCCGgcgggggggaggaaggggaatttGGGTCAGGGTCCAGATGTGATGGGGTTGCAGGGAAAGTGGCATTGGGGTTTCCTCAGGGTCTGGAAGCTCCACTGTCTCTGGCTTCACcctgagacccccccccccagttcTGAATGCTCAAACTCAGGGCCCAGTCCTTAGGGGTTCTGGGGGCCTTTTAGGGGCTTCGAGTCTATATCTGAGAAGCCACAATGCCCTGACAAGTCCCCAGGACTCTAGAGAGTCGCTAGCATCAGTGTGCACTTCCCACGAGCTGGCCCACTGCCTATTACCTGCATAATCCCCTGCAATCCTCACATTAACCCTCGGAGGCATGTAGCTTACTATCCCTGTTGTACGTACTAGACTTCCAGGGTTAAGGGACTTGCTCAAATTCAAACAGCTAAAACGATGCAGAAAGAGGATTTGAACCAAGGTTTGACTGACATCAGAGTCTGTGCTTTTAACTCCTGTGCTATATTAAGCTTGTCGACCCCTTGGTTGATTGGCTCAGTAAAGGGAGGAGGCTTTGTGGGGGATTTGCTTGTGGTTGGGGTGGCTGCCCCCTTCTCATATCAAGCGATGGGAAAGGGTAGCGCTGACGTCAATTGTTGCCATGGAGATATAGCAACCCTTTCCCTGCCATTTCCATGGTAACCTGGGGGGGGTCCATCTGTACTTCGCCCCCTCCTTCTAAAAGAGGGTCCCTTAGGGAGGGGCTGTCTAATAAGGTGTCTGAGAGAGAAGTCAGGGAAGGCAGTGATTCAAGTATCCTCCTTTCCCTGGGCCCCTCCTCATTCCTCAAACTGAGAATGAGGCTGGGATGTGGGGGTCCTGCCTGGGGGTCTGGGGAAAGCTTTACCCTCTAGGGTGAGGGAGGCAGTTCTGCCTTTCCCACCTGGGGATTCCCCTGGAAATGAcccgcgccccctccccaccaagtTCCTCAGCACCTGAGCAGGACTGTGAGGAACTTGGCAGAGGGAGGCGAGAGAGATTCCCCAACCCTCTCCAAGGCTGGGCATCACCCAGCCCCTGGGGACATGGCTGGCTGGCTCTCTGCTGCCCCTTGAAGCCAAAGGTAGGAGCAGCAGCAGCCTCTCTTGCTCAGTGCTAGAGGTGCACGACATTCTTGCCTGGTGCTCTATGTGCATGACTTTACTGAAAGCTTCCACCAGGTTTCATtagccctattttacagatttggaaatagagactcagagaggctaagtatgTAGCCCAAGTttgcacagctagtaaatggcaatcAGGACTCAAATCTAGGACTAGAGTTTAGGCCAGTGACTTttccagggggaaaaaagcaacagagaacatgatggaaaaggagaagaaaaatagagtgaagtgGCCCAGGTTGGAGCCTGTCATTCTCCCTGTCACCTACAGAACAAAGTTCAAACACAAGGCCTCCCTGATTCAGCTTCTCTTCTGTTAACTCATCCCTGGATCCCTTGAATTCTGAGCTCTGCAAGGGCAAGGGATCTGTCAGATAAAGGCCTGGGTTCTCTGCACCTCGTGTGGCCCAGGTAGGTGTTGGTGAAAGTTGATTGAACTGAGTTCCTTGAAATTGTCTTCCACTTTCCTGCCTCAAGGCCTTTGTCCACAGTGTTCCacctggaatgccctttcccCTTGCTCATGGCCATTCTAGAGCTATGTAGCCCCAGGGTCTGGCCCACTGGCAAGGTGTTTGTCTGTATTCTTTGCATCCCTCACTAAACAAACATAGCGgtaaatcttttttgtttgtttgtttttcattttccttttttggccacgccacacagcatgcaggatctaagttccctgaccagggactgaacccgtgccacAGCTGTGAAAGctcggaatcctaaccactaggccactagtaaatctttttaaattttattttattttaaaaaattaaaaaaaaattttggctgcattggctcttcgttgctgcgtgctggctttctctagttgtggcgagcggggtgcgcaggcttctcattgcagtggcttctcttgttgtggagcacgggctctaggtatgcgggcttcaatagttgcggcacgcaggccctagagtgcacgggcttcagtagttatggcgtgtgggctcagtagttgtggcgcacaggcttagttgctccgtggcatgtgggaccttcccacatcagggattgaacccgtgtcccctgcattggcaggcagattcttaaccactgtgccaccaaggaagtcccagtaaATCTTTCTTTAAAGGAAAGGAGTGTCGAGAAGATTGgagaaaggaagtgagggagataagagagaaaggaagaatgggAAGGATTCAGCATTTGTGGGCTGGCAAGGTCCATAGAGATCActggtgctttctttttttttttttaaactagtgaGGAAATGGGCCCAGAGGGAAGGGATTTGCCTCCCAGCAGGTCATTGCTAGGCCATGTGAGTTCCATGAGGGTCAAGGCCCATGTTTGTCAAGTTCATCGTTGAATCCCCAGTGTCCTGCACAGGCCTGGCTGGTAGACTTGTATTGAATGAAACAGGGGCAAAGCCTGAAGGAGAACCCAGTCACACAGAACTCCTGGTCACACTTTCTAAGGCTCCTCATTGCCTTCAAATTGAGTTGTTACACTGGCCCCTGCCACTCTCTATCCCTTTTTTTCGGGCTTCTTTTCCTCCCAGGGGTACTTGATCTTTATATAAGCTGTCTCTGCTCCTGGAATGTTTTTTCTCCATCATTACCCATTATTTTCTGGTGATGCTGTCAATCACCTGGCTGTGCTTGCATCTCAAGTATAGGCTTACTTGTGGTTCAGCCTAGTCAATTGTAGTCTCCCATCTCCCTGACAGTGGTAATTGGCCCAAGGAATGTGCATGTGATTTAAAAGGGCCAATCACTGGCCTTCCCAGGGATAGGTATACCGAGACTGGGAGAAAGCAGGTCTCCCTTCctgggatttaaaaattttttttttatttaggctgtgccggatcttagttgcagcatgcggggtctttagttgtggcatgcgggatcttttagttgcagcatgtggactctttagttgcggtatgtggtcttcttagttgtggcatgtggactcttagttgtggcatgcatgcgggatctatttccctgaccagggatcgaacctgggccccctgcattgggagtacagagccctaaccactggcccgCAAGGGAATTCCCCCTTCCTGGGATTTCTAAGCTGATGCGGCCATGTTGCCATGTTCCCTGCCCAGAGGAGATAATCAGGAATGAGAGGAACAAAGCAACAGTCCTGGTGGGGTTGAATCCTTGATTCCAGCCCAATGGATGCCCTGGTTCCTATAGTTCTTCCTTTAATCACTAACATATCCTTCCCAGCAACTTGAAACAATCAATTCCTTTTTTGCTTAAGCTAACATCAGTTGCTTGCAATGGAGAGACCTTATCCATACAGAGGccgttttttttctctctaaaattacaAGGGCCTCCTAAGGAGGGTGAGTACTGTTTACTGGCAGGGAGGCCCTTTTTCTGCAGAGCAGCAGAATGGGTTGTTAAACGGAGTAGGACCTGCATGGAGTTTGGTGGGGATTGAAACAGctggattatttcacttgatagaagaacagagagtcccggTGGCAGGGCAGAGTTTGGGGGTGGTCTCCAGTAGGTAAGGgtgaagggggagaggagggagggagagagaagccagCACTATGGCCTGAAGCCAGGGATTATTCTGGTGAAGGGGAAGGAAAGGCATGGAGGGGCTTTTAAGAGCCAGGATGTTAAAGGACCAGGGCACTGAATGGTCAAGTCTAAAGTCCAAGTAGATCCTTTTTGACAAACATCCTCTCTTCTTTCAATAAGCCTCCTACATCTGGGACTGCCTGGGAGGGAAGTTGTGGAAGTCGAAAAGGGTGGCCCTTTCTGGTGACCATGGGATCTGAAGTGCTCTGGGAGGCTTAGACTTCTACTCCATGTGGATTAGAGGAGGGGTGTTGAGTCAATCGTACTTAAATCTCAGGGGACAGGAGACTGAACCTGACCTTTGggttacatacatttttttccagtattaaaataatacagGTTCATTAAAGCAAAATTGGAAAGTGGGAAATACTCATTCAGCTTCCAGGCAGCCTTCCTGTCATGGGCCCCTCCTATGCATGGATTTTGGGGCCTCAAGTCTGAGGACGCTGAGGAGTGCACTAGCATCACCTGTCATCTGGGGGACCCCAGGCACGTTGCTTAAGGCTCagttccctcacctgtaaaaaggaataagaaatcgAAGTTTTTCAAACGACTTCTTCCCCAGTCTTCTGGCCCCACCAGTCCTAGGAGAAACCAAAGCTCAAGATAGACGGGGCAGCCCCTAGCCCCTTCAACAAAGCCAGGGGTGCCCAGGGTCACAAAACAGCAGGTAGCAAAACCAAACTCCATCTTGGGAGAATTAAATGGGCCTGGTGTGGGTGGCCATTCTCGTTAAGTTCTCTGTCCACCCCCTCCAGTCCCAAGCTTCCCTGGGCCCCCAGGGTCCAGCACAGTAATGCTAATTTTACTGGAGAACCAAGGAGAGTGTTGGGGAGATGGATGAGGGCAGAGCCTGAGCAGAAAGGCGGCCCTGAAAGGGATCATGACCAGCAAGAAATGGGGGAAGGGCTTGGTGTCCAGGGAGAAGAAAGCGGAGTCGGAAGGGCAGGCCCCTGGGGCTGGGTCCAAGTGAGGAGGCAGCAGAAGGGAAGATGCCTTTGGATGAGGCGGAGCAGCGTGCGGGCCCGATCCGACGTGATAAACAAACACTGGCCGGAGTGGAAAGAACAGTTTATGCTGTGCTTTATTAAAATGTGCAtcgttcttttattttaaaatgtgcatcaTTGTCTCCTGCTCGGCGCGCGCGATCTCAGCGTGGTGGCCTGCGGCGGGCCTCGTACACGCCCGGCTCCCGCGGAGCTGCCGTGCGCAGGCGCACTCAGGTGGCGCGGACCTGGGGGCTCCCGCCCAAGGCCAGGTAGACGTCGATGGGCACGTGCAGCAGCGTCAGGCAGTGGCAGCCGGGGCAGCGTCGAAGCGGCCTGGGGAAAGCGGGCCGCGACAGGGGGCGCTGAGGCGGGGCAGGCTCATCCTGTACGGGACGCATCGGGGAGTGCACTTGGGGTCCCTGAGGTTCGGGCGTGGATGTGGGACCTTacgtggggcgggggtggggcgatCGGGGGACGGAAGgtgggccggggtggggcggcggggagGAGCGCTGGCCTCACCTGACCGGGTTGTGCTCCGTAGCTACCCGCTCCGGGCTGTCCTGGGTCTCGCGGGGGAAGGCAAGGCCAGGGGAGTCTCCGGCCTCAATGGGGAATCTCCGACCCTGCGGGGGCTCCTGGGCACTCATGTCCGAGGCGCTCTGCGCGGGGAGTGGCGGTCAGGCAGCTCGCGGGCCGCCGGGCACCCCCTCCCCGCGCCCGCTCCGTGGGCCGTCGCTTACCTGTCGGAGGCCGAGACCGGTCCCAGGCAGGAAGTAGCTGCCCGAGCCCTGGCCGCGAGAGGACGCTCCGGTCCAGGCGGAGCCGGGCAGGTGTCTGCAGCGCGCCCGGGGCCCGGGCGTCGAGGGGGAGGGCTGCATTGTGACCCGGGCCTTGGCGCGCTGACCTTATAGAACCCGTTCCTCCCGCCGGGGAACCCCACGCCGCGCCAGCACTTAGCGCGGCGCGAGCCGGTACTTGGAGGGCTCTTGCCATGGGTCGCGCAGACCCCCAGCTGCCCGTTGAGGGAGCAGGAGGCTGTGTCCACGGAAAGGAGCCTGGCTTCCCGGGCCGCGCGCAGACGTCCGGAGCGCCCCCAACAGGCGGGGCTGCGACTCACTACCTGGCGCGGGGGCTGAGCGCAGCGGTGACTTAACCCGTTCTggatttggtggtggtggtgagggcagGCAGGGGGCATTGCCAATTTTGGCCAAGGGTCACACAACACCTACATCACAATTGGGCCAGAGTTTTAAAATGTCTgacccccctccctctccaccaccCGCGGCTTGTGTGTCCAGACGGAGAATGTTCTAGCGCTGGGGGAGGCTACGGATGAAAAGGAGCAGGCCAAGGGCAATGGTGGAGTAGAGCTGCCTCGCAGAGGCAGCATGAGCTGAGAGGGTGATAAGAAGGAAGGAGGTGCTAGACAGCATGGAGGGCTTTCTGCTCTCCAATGGGTACCAGCTGGGCAAGACCATTGGGGAAGGGACCTACTCAAAAGTCAAAGAAGCAGTTTCCAAAAAACACCAAAGAAAAGTGGCGATTAAAATTATAGACAAGATGGGAGGGCCAGAAGGTGAGCTGGGGCCCCTTTGGAGGAAGCGAGGGCTGGCTGAGGTGGGTGGGTGCGTGCTTCCTCCAGTCAGAAGGatcattccctcctcccctttaGTCTGGAACCAAGGAAAGCAAGAGAGACTGTGGCTCTGGGGTAGGTCAGTGGGGAACAGAGGGATGCTGGGAGTCCAGGAAAATCACACCCTCTAAAATCCAAGATTAAAGTGGCAGGAGGTGAAGGATCCTCAGAAGCAGAGCCGGAGCCCACAAGGCCTTTCCTATTCCAGGAGGGGAACAGAGACTGGCGAGGCCATGGCCAGGGCTAGCAGAGGGCAGGAGCTGGAGCCAACGAAGGCAGAGATGGGGAAAAGACAGGGCTCATGGAAAGAACTGTGGGTCAGGAGGCAGACGTGAGAGGAGTGGGCTCACCACGCTGTGGGCAAATCAGGCCTCGTAACTGAGATTCAATAGCCTTGTCTAAAAGTCCCTAATAGTCTAAAAGCCTAAAAGCACTTTGATATCCGTGGTCTCACAGGCTGCTCACAACAGTCCCTGAGGCTGACAGGGAGTAGTTCCTTTCAGTAATATATTAACTACAAAAACAATAGAGGTGAACATTCTTTGCAGTGTCCAAGCAGACAGACATTAAAGACTATGAAAGGGAACCAAGGCACAAGACCCAGACATGGTGGGGAGATAGGCAGACAGAAGTTGGAAGGCAGCAGACAGGAGGGAGGAGTTAGGCCCTTCTGGACTTGATGCTCCATCTCTTTTCGCTTGTTTCCGTAGAGTTTATCCAGAGATTCCTGCCTCGGGAGCTCCAGATTGTCCGTACCCTGGACCACAAGAACATCATCCGAGTGTATGAGACGCTGGAGTCTGCAGACGGGAAAATCTACCTGGTGATGGAGCTGGCTGAAGGAGGGGATGTCTTTGACTGTGTGCTGAATGGGGGGCCACTGCCCGAGAGCCGGGCCAAGGCCCTCTTCCATCAGATGGTCGAGGCCATCCGCTACTGCCATGGCTGTGGTGTGGCTCACCGGGACCTCAAGTGCGAGAACGCTTTGTTGCAGGGCTTCAACCTGAAGCTGACAGACTTTGGCTTCGCCAAGGTGTTGCCCAAATCATGCCGGGAGCTGAGCCAGACCTTCTGCGGCAGCACAGCCTATGCCGCCCCAGAGGTACTTCAGGGTATTCCCCACGATAGCAAGAAGGGTGACGTCTGGAGCATGGGCGTGGTCCTGTACGTCATGCTCTGTGCCAGCCTACCTTTTGATGACACAGACATCCCCAAGATGCTGTGGCAGCAGCAGAAGAGGGTGTCCTTCCCCACTCATCTGGGCATCTCGGCTGAATGCCAGGACTTGCTCAAGCGGCTCCTGGAACCAGACATGATCCTCCGGCCTTCAATCGAAGAAGTCAGTTGGCATCCATGGCTAGCAAGCACTTGATAAAAGCAATGGCAAGTCCTCCCCAGTAAAGTAGGGggagaaagcaaacccaaaaACCCACTTCTAAAATGGTgatatatattttacactttgttTACTTATCCTAAAACTTacctacaccctctccagccttacttctctttccctttaaagATCTTCATGGAACCAGAGGGCCTCATTCAGACTTCCCTTTTATTACAGCTGACAAGTGATTTTCATACAGGTGTTTAActaaagttaattaaaaacagaccccagaatcatacacatacgggcggaggagaggagaaaaatgacCAAGAGCAACTGGAACCACTGTTGTTGCAACTTCCTTTCCAAATAAAAGCAGAAGCGTTGGGAATGCAGTAACGGCCTCTTGACTCCTTGTCTTGGTGAGAGGCCTGTTGGGGGCCCTGTCCCTTTCTCATCCCAAAGGCCAAGGTGAGCCTGGGATGAGGACAAGGGACTTCCTCAGAAACCAGGCTACCTCCCATCCTAACCCCCAGGCTCCAAGCAGGAAGCCACCCTGCACATAGTGTGTTTTCTGCCCTGGCTCTGGGGCAGCTGCCGTAGGGTACAAGAACAGAGCCCCAGACACCTTCCAGCTTCTGTTGAATCTCTTTAATAGCTGTTAACGGCAAGTCTGGAAAAGGTTCAGGacaaagttcttttttctttcttttttaattacaaaactaacagctgttagagtcttttttttttccttttttcttttcccggCTACAAAATACTCTGGGGAGatacattataatttaaaatatataatattgcacAAACAACCAAAAGGTTAATTAAActaaagaaataattacaaagagaaaaacccCATCCCATCAAAAAAAGATTCAGCAttctctccatcccaccccctcATTGAAGGTTTGAAGTGGAAGTGACCACCACTCTCTT comes from Delphinus delphis chromosome 1, mDelDel1.2, whole genome shotgun sequence and encodes:
- the FAM229A gene encoding protein FAM229A, yielding MQPSPSTPGPRARCRHLPGSAWTGASSRGQGSGSYFLPGTGLGLRQSASDMSAQEPPQGRRFPIEAGDSPGLAFPRETQDSPERVATEHNPVRPLRRCPGCHCLTLLHVPIDVYLALGGSPQVRAT
- the TSSK3 gene encoding testis-specific serine/threonine-protein kinase 3 produces the protein MEGFLLSNGYQLGKTIGEGTYSKVKEAVSKKHQRKVAIKIIDKMGGPEEFIQRFLPRELQIVRTLDHKNIIRVYETLESADGKIYLVMELAEGGDVFDCVLNGGPLPESRAKALFHQMVEAIRYCHGCGVAHRDLKCENALLQGFNLKLTDFGFAKVLPKSCRELSQTFCGSTAYAAPEVLQGIPHDSKKGDVWSMGVVLYVMLCASLPFDDTDIPKMLWQQQKRVSFPTHLGISAECQDLLKRLLEPDMILRPSIEEVSWHPWLAST